The Hippopotamus amphibius kiboko isolate mHipAmp2 chromosome 3, mHipAmp2.hap2, whole genome shotgun sequence genomic interval tgttttgtgagGATCAAATTAAATGCATACATTAAACAACTGGCACATCGACACCACTTAAAGACGGTTGCAATTTTCCTTAATAAACCCATTTGCAGGAGCTTGCCTCTGCACAACATCTAGTCCAGTCAGGGGGGCGCGCATTTTGTGACAACCACGCACCCTGAAAACAGGTAGAGGAAGAAGCAGTGACTGGGTGCGGTTGAGGTGACTGGCATTTATAGATGGATGGATCTCAGTCCAACCCTTTCCTTTTACAGGCGGGGAGGCGGAGGCTTGGGGAGGTTAAGCCCAGCTAACTGGGGGCGGAATGGAGCTTCCACCGCGCCCGCTGTGCTCCGGATCTCCCCAACCCCACCCGGCCAGGCCGCCTCTGCCGCCCCAGCCCCGCCTGTCGCCGACGCACATCGGCCTCTTCCGTGTCTAAGTTCCTGGACGCTCCGGCCTCTATCCGGCCGCACTGCTACCGAGTGTTTGTGGGGAGGAGGCGCCGAGGTTCCCGGCGCTGTCCCAGGCAGGGCTGGACCTGACGCGCAGCCGGAGCAGGAAAAGGAGGCGCGTTTGCGCGCTGGAGCCGTGCGCCCTTGGGCTCTTCGTGCGCGCGGGGCGCACTTGGAACCCGGCGCCGGGTGCTCCCCGCCGCCGGCGACTAGCGGGGTTGAGAAGGGAAAACGGAGAAGGAGAGCGCTCGTGTGTCCGCCCGGCCGGAGCCGGGGCTGCAGCTCCGGGGCGGGgagtggggcggggctgggaaaGTTGAGTGTTAGTCGCGGAGGGCTGGGCTCGGCGTCGGAGCGCCGGCCGCCGGGGACCGTAAAAGGCTGGAGCGGGCTGGGGAGGTGTGGCTCTGCCTGCGTGACCTGAGCCCCCGTCTCGGTCGCCGTCGTCTCCCGCAGCTGCGGCCTCTCAGTCATGGGCGCCGTCTTGTCAGCCCTGCTGGTCGGCGGGGGTCTGGCCGGAGCGCTCTTCGTTTGGCTGCTGCGGGACACGGGAAAGGAGGGGGATGCGGAGCAGGGGAAGGGCGCCCCTCCGGGGGAGGCTGCGGCCCCGGGAGGCGATCAAGGTGGCGGCGGCGGATTGAGCCCTGGACCTTCCAGGCGGGAGCTGGTCACCAAACCAGGTATTCTTCCTTCCTGTGTCTCGATCGGCCAGGGGACTTTGAAGTTccccggggaggggcggggaggggggcatggAACCCACCTGGAGCTTTTCTAGCCGCCCATTGCCGAGGGCTAGCTTCCCCTTCGGGGGGCAGGACCCTCCCCACAGCCCGCATTCTCCCAGGCTGGTGCGCACGCTCCAGGCGGGGTTCTCGCCCTCCACCGAGGCCCTGGAGATGCCCAGGCGCTTGGCCCAAGGGCCGCGCCCCGCTGAGACGCTGCCCTAGGCGCCCGCCCTGAGGGCCTCCAACGGGGATGGGCTCCTCTGCTTGGCGGCGCTTGGTGCAGTGCGGGCAGCTGCAGCGGCGGCGCCCCTTCCGGGCCTTCGGAAAGGGGTGCTTAGGGTTACGAGAGCCTACGACCCTCTTCAATCCCTATCCGAGCAGGGAGGCTGTCTCAGCCCCAATCCCACAGCCTCATGTCTTCCCATCCCTCGCCCCATGGAGGAGCCGCCGTTTCGGGGCACCGCTGCAGTGAGCACCCCGGCTATCTGGACGCTTCTGTCAGGGAGGCAAAGTTCAGGTTGGACTCTGGCCATGAAGGCCTCCGCTGAAGTCCTGGCGCTGCTCGCTGGCCGCCCATTTCGGAGCGGTCGGCCCTCCCGCATGCTCACCGGAACAGTGCAGGGTTGTCTGAAACCCCAGGGAAGAGACACACTTAGCAGAGGACCCAACTCCGATGAGTAGAATTGACAGCTAGGTTTCCATCTCTACATGTTAGACCCTGCGTGCTAGGCAAAGTAAGAGCACTGGCAGAAAACCTTACCTTCCAGCGCCCTCCCTTGGCAAGCTGCCCATGCCTGGACTCCAGCCTAGAAGTGAAAATGACAtctgtaaactttatttttagtggaGTGGTGCCACTTGAAAATCTGCCCCTGTGTCTTTCCTGCAGAGAGCTCATTTATCTTCTCTTCCTGAAAGCCAGCCTCATGTTTCAGGTCAAAAGACTGGGAATTCAGAGTAATTTTTGTTTATGTCTCACTTCCAACCCCACcattaaaaagagacaaaattaaaCAAGACCATCCTCTCGCCGCCCCCATCCCCTGCAACCCCCCTCTGTGCTGATTGTATGGTTTTGGAGATGTCGATCTTCTAGGGAGCTATTTGGACTACCAATGAGGTGGccaagaaggaaactgaggctttaggGAGCTTGGATGGTGTActcttaagaaaatatattttaaagtatgcagTGGGAGGGGATATAAAACGCCTGTGTTTTGTTGAAGAGGTTCCTAGTCCACATGTGGTTGGCAAGGAGAATCcagccctctcccctcaccctcatCTCTTGCCCAGTGATGCACTACTGTCCTTTGTATTCTCCCACAGTGACAGCTGCTGCTGACATGCCCTCGTCTGTGATAGCCAATCTCTGACCTGCATGCAGTTCCTGGGGGCACAAGTGTACTCTTCTGGTTTGCAGGGTAACCATGCAGCTCTTCGTCACACAGGCTGGAcaacattttttgatgataggAGCCAAACAACTTGGCTTGGTTGCGTGCCAGGATGGCCTGGACTGTGGAGATCTAAGACCATGACAGGGTCACACTTCCGCCTCTGCAGCTTGCCACCTCGTTTACACCCTTGTGCTGCTATACTGACACTCCAGGATGTGCCTTTTGTTACTGGATACACATGTATTTTCTTAGAGCACAGTGTTGGGAACACACCAGGTAATTAAGTACTTAAAGATTTTAACAGAGACACATGTTGTGAACTGCAGATAGATGAGTAGCAAAGTCTTTAATAACTAAACCTATTTTCTCAGCATAACATACTTTTCTCTCACATGAACTCCCCAACACtattacatttttccttttgtttttttagagcaTCTTCAAGAAAGCAATGGCTGTTTGGTTGCTGAGACCAAGGGCCCTGGTGACCTGCAGGAAGCAGCACAGAGACTGCAGAGTCCTTCCGGAGAAGGCGGTAACCGTGACAATTCAAGAGCGCATGTTCCTTCTGGACAGTTTCCAGACACAGAATCTCTAGCTACCTCTGAGGCTGGTAACTCTAGAAGTTACTCTGACGTTTCAAACAACGAAAGCCTTGGATCTCCTGTAGGAGAATGGGGTTTCCAAAAAGGCCAAGAGACACCTGCTAAAGCAGCTCCATGTTTGGCAGAGAAGTTGCCTTCTAGCAACCCGCTCCTGGACAGAGTGAAAGAAGTGAGCCTTGCACAGTTGGACAGTCAGGTCCAGGCTGACCATGAGGACTGCAAGGTGGTGTCCCAACACTCATCTTGGGGAGATGTTGGTTTGGGTGGCAGTCTTGAGTCTCCAGTGTTAAGCTCTAAGCAGGGAAAGGACTATGACAGAAGCACTCTTGTGGAAGCAAGAGGTCAGGGAGTGGATGTGAAACCAAAAAGGGTAGCAGCAGTATCTTCAGAGTCTCGTCAAGTTACTGTCAGGTTCCAGGTCCATTATATCACAAGCGCTGGGGTGCAATTCCTTGCAGTAACTGGAGACCACGAGAGTCTTGGGAGATGGAACACTTACATCCCACTCCAGGGTAGCAAGGATGGGCTCTGGTCTCGTCCTGTGTCCCTGCCAGCAGACACAGTGGTGGAATGGAAGTTTGTGGTGGTAGAGAATGGGGAAGTTACCCGTTGGGAAGAATGCAGCAATAGATGCTTAGAGACTGGCCATGAGGATAAAGTGGTTCACAAGTGGTGGGGGATTCACTGATTCAGTTTGCAAAGCATTGAAGAGGCTGTGGCAGAACACGGAAGAGGCTAAGGTTGTGGAGCACcctgaataatttaaaataaaggaagtgCAACTTATCTAGCCATCAAAGTTGTTTCAAAGTTGCTAGTGGCTTTTGTCTAATGTGTAGATAATGCTTCCAATGAGCAGGGACTTTTTTTCTGTGGCATTGATGGATGGATTTATGCTGATCCATCATTACTTTAGGGCTTCGTCGTCTTGGGGAGTGGCTTTGCGAAGCTTCAGATGTGCACTGGTCAGGGAGCACAGAAACTAACCAGCTGCAGAGGGTTCAGGCTTAAGCCTCTGGGTGATTCTTAAACCAACAGAGTAAAATAAGCTTTATCCAAAAAGAGCTGATATTGTACTGGTACACCTGGAGAAATGCTCTCTTTAATACgtacacattttatatttaaaaatagttaataccATATGGAACTGTGATCAGAAAATATCTGGTCACTAGATGTGATTAGCCAGGATATGAGGTAAGGCattagaggacttcccagtgttTTTTGCTCAATTTTACTTGCCATGTATGGTTTGAAAGTATGTTTTTGTCTTAATGGTTGAAGGCTGGTATAAAAACAATGGGCCTCATCAGAGTCTGTTACCCGCAGCAGCCCAAGGGGAAAGAGAACAGGAAGGGGGACAGGGTGTAGGCTGAGGGAGGTGGCCTGCGTGATACCTCTTGGAGGGCTGGGAGATCCAGGCACAGCCCCACTGCAGGGTGGGATGCGCCCACCATGTCCTCCTGGGGCCTTTGCAGGACCGTCTCCCCCCACTGCCGCTCCTCACACAGCAGATCTGGGCTCACAGATGGACTGCCCCACAGCAATCATTTcaccctcttccctttcccttcgTGCCAGTGGCTAGCCTGAGTAACAAAATTATAACAGGAGAGTGCTATGGAAGTACATCTTTGCTCTgggaagaaataaacatttaaactttgccattataactgaaaaaaaataataaaacctgagttttaacatctttattaaaTGTCTGAATCATTTGTATAAATCTCAGTACCGTAATAGCttagatgtaaaataaaacactaatatTTTTCTCCACTaatgacagaaaaaaagcaaacatcaaGAGGCACATAGTCTTTTATCTTTCAATAAAGCCAACTGATTGAAGCGATGCATATAACACTAAACTTTATATTTctgaaatgtgttatttaaaattgGATGTGCTTAGAGGGAGAAGCATGAGGGCCATGGGAGGACTGAAGTCCTACTTAGCTTGTCACCTGCACTGGTTAGGCCGAACGCCACTGTGTAAGAAGCTGCAACACAGCAGCTTACTTCTCGCTCACCAAACAGCAGTGGGTGCTCCTGGCAGGAGGGCAGCTCTCCTTGCAGGTTGTCACCGAGGCTCCTGTCCTGTGGCTTCTTCATCCCCTTCATCACTGTCCTCTCTAACCAGTCCACGGAAGGGGAAATAAAGTAAGGAAAGACCCCACTAAAGCTCTGGGCCAGAAGGCGCCACATACTGCTGTGTCCACGTGCCATTAGTGAAAACTGGTCAGGCGGTCACACACAGATGGAGAGGAAATGGGGCTGGGAAACAGAGCCACTAGCTGGGCAGCAGTTTCTCAGTGACATCTGTACTACGAAACAGGAGTACAGGCTTTTTTGGACAGGTTGGCTTCTGTGACATCGTTCCTGTTGTCTTTGGcacaatttaaacatttttgcatCTGTTCTTCTGGTCACCCTTTATTTGCTTCACATCCTatagtataataaatatatttggtctttgttcctGGTTCCTGGCACTGAGCTCCTCAAACCCTGGGAATTTCCTGAGAGATAGGAGTGTCTTTTATTATGTATAATGAGGGCCTTTAGATCATGCCTGAGTTTCTGCTAGTGAGGTGACTTACGTGGGGCCCCTAGATAGCCTCAGACGGACTGGTCACCAGAAAAACCAAGTGATTGGAGGCTTCCAACTTCCAGCCCCACACACTGATCCCCAGGATtagggggatggggggtgggggagtgctaGAGATGAAGCTCTAAAAAAGACTTGAATGATGAAATTTAATGAATGAGCTTCTGGGTTGGAGAACACATCAAAGTGCTGGGAGCACTGAGAGGGCATGGAAGATTCACATCCCCCCCATACCTTgctctgtgcatctcttccatttggctgttcctgagttatatcctttataataaaccataatagtaAGTAAAGTACTTTTATGAATTCTGTGATCatttctagcaaattattgaaacTTTAGAGGGGGATGTGGGAACCCCCAATTTATGGCCAGCTAGTAAAAAAGCACAGGTGGCTGaggacttgtgactggcatctgaagtgggggcagtcttgtgggaatGAGCCCTTAATCTGTAGAATCTGACACTAATTCCAGGTcattagtgtcagaattgaattgactcacagacacccagttggtgtccacAGACAATAGGTTATCAGTGTTGCGAACCACTCCAAATACAAACCCCACTAATTTATTAAATTCTAATTAAGGCAGACTGAATCCATTCAATCTGTAGAAATTACCCACTGGCTGAAGAATAACCAATTTTTTCTCGCTTTCTTTCTAGCTATTAACATGTAAAAAGAGAAACTTTTCCAGGCCCCAGTGTTTTGTTCTGTGATTACATTCACTGATATTGACAGAACAAACAGTGAGTTCAGGGTCACAGAAGGAATCTGGTCAGTACCTTAGAGTTTGTCCTTCTCTTCTGGGCATTATGCCCCATCTTTCACTTTCATGTGAAAGAAGTTTattaagctgaaaaaaaagaaaaaagactattGCTTCAGCACCAGTAGAGATAATAAAAAAACATGTCATTATTCTAACACACTGGTATTAGCATGAAATAATACCTATAAGGTACTTTCACATCTAGCTAGTGCTGCTTTAAGATTTACTGTGAGAGCATTCAAGAatagtttatttcaaaatagagTTTACAGGACAGGgtatcttttattaaattttcacataaaaagaaaaaagtacagagGGCACTAATTATAAGCAACACCACAATTAATTGGGCATCATCTCTCTGTAAAGAATAGGCAAGCAATGTATcattttagtaacattttttCCTGGTCTTTCACTTTCTGTATCCTCTTTTCTTGATTTCTGATCATTGAAGACATTGCTGAAAATGTTGATAAGACAAAGTTAGAAACGCAACATTTACTCAGGCTTTAAATTCTATTATGTGCTTCTTAAAAGGTCAGCTTGCTACCATAGAACAGATACACCCTGAGCTCAAGAAGTTCTTAGAAACTGCAAagtagtgtattttttaaaagactgaaattatgAAACAGAGCTAAGGGTAAATCTTTGCTCTTTTAGTTGTTTTAAATGAAcatgacagggaattccctggtggtcccgtggttaggactctgttttcactgctgagggtgtgggttcaatccctggtaaggcaactaaaatcccacaagctgtggggtacagctaaacaaataaataagtaagtaaataaataaacgaacAAGATAATTATTGTTATAGAAGTAATACGTACTAATTGTAAATAATTTGAACACCTCAGAAGGGTACACAGACAGATAAAAGTCATTCTTTGCTTTCGTTCCCTCAATCTGCTGAACCTCCCCTCCCCACGTCATCATAGTAAACCCTACAGTGAATATCTTCATATGTACaactccccctcctccacacacACGTTTTCTTCTTTAGGCAAATGGAAATATGTGGTATAAATCATTCTGTAGCTTGTTTTTATTCACTTAAATGTCAACATCTTTCCCATTCAGCTCATGTTTTGTGATGACTGCACAgaattccactgtgtggatgtaccaacattttagtaaataaagttttaaaagttgctgtcttatttttgtttataaacaaTGTTATAAGAAATACTTCTGTAAACAGACTTGTGTGTGTACAATTTTTCTTGCAGAATAAATTGCGAGAAGTGGAGTTTCTGGGTCAAAGAATACATGcactttaaattttgataaatgttcCCAAAATTCTCTCCAAAATATCTGTTTCATAATTTCCAAGAGACATTCCATCCAGACAATGCATCcaataaaaaggtttaaaaattttttttaaacaaatgcatattttttccatttggagTATTACATGGTAGGATTACTCAGATAAAAGTCAGAAATATAAGTCAAAGTGTGAATAAAAATGGGGCCAGTGATAATGcatcttccttaaaaaacttacaATAAACttaaaatcaaatgtttttctttatgtttacaCACACAGGGATCTGGAGTTATCATAAAGAATTTGCTAATTTTCTTTAGTGACAATTTGGTATAGCTtcagtacattaaaaaatgtggattttggagtcagaaatTGCAGAGATCAAGTCCCAGCTGTGCTACTCATTGTGTGACTCAGAACTTATTGACTGTAACCTTCAGCTTATTCATCaccaaatgacatgatattagcACCCACCTCTCAGTGTTGTGAAGCTCATAAGTAAGACACTGAGTACAGGCCTGGCATGTAGCTGATAATTGCTTAATAAATGCTAATaacaactattattattaataaggttgaatttattttaaaaggatttattcttagaaaattattatCCTCCATCTAGCAACCTGTATTCTCTAGAGATAGAAAGATGAAATAACATGTATACTCCAAAATTAATTTCTCTCTGACAAGGGCTCCTGGATTCATGAATTTATGTCAGGAAATCATAAAACCTGATAGTCTCCCCAATCCATGCGAACATTCACTTAGAATTTATGTCCCAAAAGTTGTTTATCATCTGCAGAGTACAACAATTTCTCATTCAGATAGCTTCAGTATATTTAGACATAGTTCATCTTTTTATTTAGTGATTCATTGGGTAGCACAGTCTCCAATAGCCCATGCTAATTTAAATCCTCTATAACACTGAGTactgttattttgttttctggctATTAACTGCAAACTTATCCTGGCTACTGTCACACAAGTGGTCATCTACAGACCTAACAGGGAAAAGAAAGATAGTGTATGGGAAAGTCTCATGTGACATCAGCCACTCAAAACATGTGTCCTACTGAGGGCTGGTCCTACTGAGGGCATCCCTATTAGATGAAAGAGGAGAGCAGGGCTAAAGTGACCTGCCTAAGGTTACACTATTAATCCAGGCATTAGTCATAGTTAATACCCTCACATTTTGACTAAGGTTTCTGAATTGCTTGTTCAATATCCTTTTCAGTGGGTCTACAGATAAGAGGCTTAACCTGAAGGGAAGGTGAATATTCTTTTGAGCAAGGAAGATCTCTTCACAAATGTACACTGTACCTTGGTTCTTCAGCTGTAAATCTTCTACCAGAGTTTGCAAGCTTTCCAGTCTGTTCTGAAGCTTCCTGCATGTTTTTCCGGTTGTTTCTATTGGCTGAGACTGTGAAGCTATTAGAAAATTGCTTAGATGTGGTATTAAAAATCTGTTcaatatttcattttagaaatctTCCAATTACAGGTTAAACAACCTTTcctttaaaataacagaaactttaaaaacttttaaaataatgttacatcTAAATATTGTAATAGTAGCTTATTTGATTTTGTCTCGAACCAATCTGATTCACTATTTTTTAACTACATAGCATTAAATGGGATGAGTGGGAAGAACATTTCAAGTTTAATGATACATTCTGTATTATAAATAACCACTTTTCATACCAAACCTCAGTACTTCCAGTAAGTCAGGGTTTGGAAGAGCAAGATT includes:
- the STBD1 gene encoding starch-binding domain-containing protein 1, whose protein sequence is MGAVLSALLVGGGLAGALFVWLLRDTGKEGDAEQGKGAPPGEAAAPGGDQGGGGGLSPGPSRRELVTKPEHLQESNGCLVAETKGPGDLQEAAQRLQSPSGEGGNRDNSRAHVPSGQFPDTESLATSEAGNSRSYSDVSNNESLGSPVGEWGFQKGQETPAKAAPCLAEKLPSSNPLLDRVKEVSLAQLDSQVQADHEDCKVVSQHSSWGDVGLGGSLESPVLSSKQGKDYDRSTLVEARGQGVDVKPKRVAAVSSESRQVTVRFQVHYITSAGVQFLAVTGDHESLGRWNTYIPLQGSKDGLWSRPVSLPADTVVEWKFVVVENGEVTRWEECSNRCLETGHEDKVVHKWWGIH